cgccatgctagctgtgccactagagatcctggtttgagtccaggctcggTCGCAGCTAGAGACCCATGTTGCGGCGCACAGTAaacccagcattgtccgggttaggggaggctttggccggctgggatgtccttgtcccattgtgctctagcaactcctgtggtgggcagGGCACATGCACGCTGCAAGGTCaacaggtgcacagtgtttcctctgacacattggtttccgggttaagtgggcaatgtgacttggctgggttgtgttttgaGGACacacagctctcgaccttcgcctctcccgagtccgtacgggaggttcagcgatgggacaagactgtaactaccaattggataccacgaaattggggagaaaaggggtaaaacaaattacaagattatgttatGATACTGTTTTTGTACCGAATAGTTGTTTTCAGGCAATAGAATAGGTTTCTTAGAACTCTCTCTTCATTCTGAGTCAACCGAGAGAAATCTTTTGAAGTTTGGGCTGGCAAGTGATTAAGTGATGCCTTGGTGATAAAACACTTTAGACACATTCCATTCTATGATTAGTGATTAGACCTATGTCTCCGGCTTGACATTCAtagataaggtgtgtgtgtgtgtgtttgtgtgtgcgtgcgtgcgactCAAGAGAGCGTGAAGGAATTGAACAAACATCTCATTGTTTGTTCTAATCCTTGCATCTAGGAAACTTATCCTGGAGGAGTAAAATAACACCCCCTGTCCAAATAAATGACAGCATGAACCCAGGTTGGTTTATGGTGCCCCAATCTACatgggagaggtggagacagccgTAAATAAGCATTTTGAAGTATGCTATATAAAGACCGTGTATACCAGGCCTGGGCAATTCCattgtgttagctggggctggggcaaaagtgtgacaccaatcagtcccccgaggactggagttgctcAGGCCTGCTGTATACTATGTATAATTATAAGCACTTCGGAGTGTGGGGTCGAtggtttcattattgcaataatgaagcaatattaaataaagatgattgtttgaagaaatgacagtCTCTCACTTGTTTAGAATATTCCACGACAACTGCTCCAACTTTTCAGCCCAAAAAAGACAGTTGATGTTACTGTGGCTTTGAAATGTCAGAGGCATTATCTCTAAAAATGTCAAAACTACATTCAAATCCAGAACTACAGTGCATTGGGgaggtattcggcccccttgaactttgcgaccttttgccacatttcaggcttcaaacataaatatataaaactgtatttttttgtgaagaatcaacaacaagtgggacacaatcatgaagtggaacgacatttattggatatttcaaacttttttaacaaatcaaaaactgaaaaattgggcgtgcaaaattattcagccctcttaagttaatactttgtagcaccaccttttgctgcgattacagctgtaagtcgcttggggtatgtctctatcagttttgcacatcgagagactgaaattttttcccattcctccttgcaaaacagctcgagctcagtgaggttggatggagagcatttgtgaacagcagttttcagttctttccacagattctcgattggattcaggtctggactttgacttggccattctaacacctggatatgtttatttttgaaccattccattgtagattttgctttatgttttggatcattgtcttgttggaagacaaatctccgtcccagtctcaggtcttttgcagactccatcaggttttcttccagaatggtcctgtatttggctccatccatcttcccatcaattttaaccatcaaGCTACAGGATACTGCATTAGCCTCTGTCATTAAGAGTGGTGCAGATGACCTTCTTCTTCacatcatcaacatcaacatgAACATCATATGAGGAAGCCCAGAGATTCACCAGTGCTTGGTTTCAATGTTGTTATTCatcctgtaatgtaacaaaacaaCTAACCTAGCTAGGTTTATGAACAGAATATAACCAATTACCTAGACTTATTTATAGGTTCCTTCCTTCCAGTAACCCAACCTTCCCTTCTTCTGCCAGACAACAAGGTACACTGAACAAGGTAcacagcagtggtgtaaagtacttaagtaaaattaCTTTAAAGTAGTTTTTTTCAGTATGTGTACTTAATTTTACTCTtaatatttgacaacttttacttttacttcactacattcctgaaggaaataatgtactttttactgcaTACATTATCCCTGCATACAttatccaattcacacacttcaagagaacatccctatggtctctgatctgatggactcactaaacacaaatgcttcgtttataaattatatctgagtgttggagtgtgcccctggctatccgtaaaaaaataaaacaagaaaattgtgctgtctggtttgtttaatataaggaatttgcaatgatttatacttttacttttgatacttaagtttatttaaaatgaaatacttttactcaagtagtattttactgggtgactttcacttgagcaATTTTCAATTAAGGTatcttgacttttactcaagtatatcaaatgagtactttttccaccactggtataCAGTGCAATCTGAAGGTATTctaaccccttcccttttcccacattttgctatgttacagccttattctaaaattgattaaacaaaaaaatgtcctcatcaatctacacacaataccccataatgacgaagcaaaaacaggtttttagaaagtttgcaaatgtaaaaaaaaaatagaaataccatatttacataagtattcagaccctccgctatgagactcgaaattgagctccggtgcatcctgtttccattgatcatccttgagctgtttctacgacttgattggagttcacctgtggtaaagtcaattgattggacatgatttgaaaaggcacactcctgtctatattaggtcgcacagttgacagtgcatgtcagagcaaaaagcaagcctgaggtggaaggaattgtccgtagagctctgagacaggattgtgtcgaggcaccaatttggggaacggtaccaaaacatttctccagcattgaaggtccccaataacacagtggcctccatcattcttaaatggaagaagttgaatccaccaagactcttcctagatctggcaacccagccaaactgagccattgggggagaagggcctttatcagggaggtgaccaacaacccgattgtcattctgacagagctccagagttcctctgtggagatgggagaaccttccagaaggacaaccatctctgcagcactccaccaatcaggcctttatggtagagtggccagacagaagccactcctcagtaaaacgcaGATGAAAACCTGCTTGGAGTTTTCAAAAAGTctcctaaaggactctcaaaccatgagaaacaatattttctggtctgataaaaccaagattgaactctttggcctgaatgtcaagcgtcacgtctggaggaaacctggcaccatccctacggtgaagcgtggtggaagcatcatgctgtcgggatgtttttcagcggcagggactgggagactagtcaggatcgagggaaaaatgaacggagcaaagtatagagagcagagcgctcaggacctcagactggggtgaaggttcaacttccaacacgACCTTAAGCAAacggccaagacaatgcaggtgtgTCTAtgaatgaccttgagtggcccagccagagcctggatttgaacgTGATCgaacctctctggagagacctgaaaatagctatgcagcaacactccccatccaacctgacagcttgagacgatctgcagaggagaatgggaaaaagtccccaaatacaggtgtgccaagcttgtagcgttatatccaagaagactcgagactgtaatcgctgccaaaaggtgcttcaacaaagtgctgagtaaatggtctgaatacttatgtacatttcaGTTtctgctttgtaattatggggtactgtgtgtagattgatgaggagggaaaaaaacaattcaatccattttagaataaggctgcaatgtaacaaaatgtggaaaaagtcaaggggtctgaatactttccgaatgcactgtatatgagcAAAGCAcagatctctctctgtactttgctcctctTTTTGATTGATAAACTCACCATGAGAAGGAAATTGATAATATATGAGTTAACTATTGATAAACTATAGTTACTTCCTTGTGGGCAGGTGTATATAGCTGCTCCCCTTTCTCCAACAGAACAGAACCTACCAGAGATTCCTTATACATCAGGTAAGTCCACTATAATCACCTCCGCCTACATTCTAAAGTACTCAGTCTGACGCTGAATTTGTCTtaagtctctatctctctttctctctatttttctcagGAGAGTATCACCATGACGATGTTGACCATATTTCTGCTTCTCAGCGCTGCCTTTACTCTGGGTGATGCAAGTAAGAGAGATATACCTCATAGTTTCCACCATATTTTAAGTGTACTCCTTTTATTTACAGCGTAGATAAGAGGTGTTTAATGATGtgtaggtagtagaggtattcTTATCAATGGTTTGATTACCTGTTCACTCATCAGATGCAGTTTGATTATATCATTCTACACTTTAAAGAGCACATGAGTATGAATCTttcctctgtctttgtctctctttgcTTGTAGGGGATCTGAATGACACAGAGAATCAAATTATTGAGAACCTGATACGCAACCTGCCAATCGGTAAAATACCTTCCTCAATCCCATATCAACAAGATTTCTGAAACCTGCAGAAAGCTATATCGTGTTGGTTTGCTAATGTTAATGGACTGATAACGCACAGATAGCTGTGGTGCTGTGTTCAGTAACATCACTGTTGGAACGCACTTTTGACCACTCAGATTGTGTTGACGGAACTAATAATTTCATCATGATACTGCATGATATCTCTCCCCCCTACAGAGTCTGAGGAGATGGGAGCGAAGGAGAAAGGGGGACTACAAACCAGGAGTTCATCATGCCCACCTGGTTGGCACAGATATGAGACACACTGCTATCACTACGTCCCCATCATGGCCAAATGGCCAGAGGCAGAGGTAGCTGTAAATGTCCATATTTAAGGACAGGTTTACTCATTCTAAACATCATAGGATTAGTGTGTTTAACAGGGTTGCTAAACTAAAACTTGACATACTATTCCTTCTCTTTATATTTAGATACTCATGCAGAAACTTCCCATATATCTATCATTATTAATTCAATTTAGACTTCCAAATAACCAAACCCAGTCCCAGACTTGGATAACACTGGAGGCCCCTAAGGTCTCCACAGAGTTGGATAAAGCTGACTTTAGTTTGTTTGTGCTCTTCCTGTGGAACACCTTAAAGAGCTCTCTGAAATTACATGTCCTGGTCCCACTTTGTCAGTTCAGAGTAAATATTGGAGACATCTATGTTGATAAATGTGTCTGTTGTTCATATGTTTTATAATGTATATTGTAGGTGATTGATAGTATTtatgcagggctcatctgtaaaagaaaCCCCAGTCTCAGTATGACTTACCtgtcaaaataaatgttataaaaataaaaacaaaatattcTACCTTtgtgtgattctctctctctgtctctcttcagcaTTACTGTTTGCTATTGGGAGGTAACCTGGCGTCAGTACACAGCCTCTCCCAGTATAACTTCCTTCTGTCAGTCATACGAAGTAGTGCCAACAGAGCCCAGCGCACCTGGATTGGAGCCAACGATGCCATCAAGGTCAGAAACACTCTGTTTAACACTCCTGAAACCTATACAGTAAGATGCGTTGATTCTTTTAGAATATAATTATAAATGCCTAGTGGTGCCTTACCtgaaatataagcttgttttactccattgtttgtaaaaaatgtaattgtaaacaaacactgtcgCTTCAAAACGCATCATTTTTATATAATGTATAGTGTCTGCTGGTAACACATCTGCTTGTATGCTCTTTAGGAGGGTCTTTGGCTGTGGAGCGATGGGTCCAGGTTTAGCTACCAGAACTGGGGCCAGAGGCAACCTGATAACTACATCCATGGTGCTGGGAACGACAACACGAATGGCCGTGAGCATTGTATGGAGATGAACTATGGAGGTACGATGCTGTCGCCAGAGCACTCTCCCTCACGTTATTCATCAAAGATTTTGATAgatgtaaaaatacattttaaaggtAATGTTGTTCCTTTTTTCGCTACATTTAAACAAAAATATTACCCTCTTTCCCAGGTGACTTCGGGCAGAATGATGCACCCTGCTGGACGAAACTTCCATTCATGTGTTCCAGAAAGCTGTAATATCGACCGATTGGGAGAGAATTCATGTTCTTACGTTACTCCCCTCATGTTTAGTGCACTTTGAGATTTTTGCTGATTTTAATGTGATTCTATTGCCTTATGTTGATGATTATTGCTGATTATGTAACGTGACTTTGGGTCTCTTGAAAAGCTCTTGtagtaatacattttagaaattcTATATTATCTGAGAGGCTCTCAGGTGatgggattcttcaataaagtcagTCTGTAATATTTGCTATTGTTCAGTGGTAATTTTGGCAAAACCCCCCAGAGAATTCTCATGGGTGGCTCCAGGGTGGGGGTTGCCTTTGCAGAAGCACCCTCATGAAACAATGTATTAGTATGTATATGCATGTACACCATTGATTTCAAGCACACCTTTGCAATGACCGAACCTACTCCTTAGTTAGGCTCTCGGCATATGGGGTTATTTTAACCAAGGATGGTGTTGGATGCTAGATATTGCTGTATAGCTGGCCAAATACACTTACTATGAAAAATATGATGTTGAAACGGCTGATTGGATTAAAAGTAACTCTGGGAGCTAACTGGCCTGTCAGCCTTGTGGGTTTCGAGGACTGTAATGAGCTCAGCTGCCACAGTCGAGTTCAGATGCATTTTACTCCGGGCTGAGGCTAGCCCAGATCTGGGCTGGATGGAAGAATGGAAAAACGCACATTTGCTACAGGAGTTCCTCAAACACACAAAGCCAACCAGCGTGCCAGACAACCCTCCCTGCATCCCTGCCGTCAAATCCACTCGTCCCCCTAAAGAGGCAGCTGATATGACTTAAGTGCTCTCCGTCTGACTGCGTGGTGGAGAGTGGGTTATGGAGACGAGGGGTGCTCCACCTCCCTGCCATGCAGTCAGACTGTAGCTGGCTGGAGACATACCTGTTTACTGCACCGTAAAGTAGGGCATGGATGGCAACCATGCCATGGGGGAGGGGGAATAACAAATGGAAAACGCATCATGGTAGTGCAGAATACTGTACCCTGCAGTGTTTCGTAGCTACATGGGTTGATGTTGTGTGTCATACTCATGTGGGTGTTGTCTCAAGAGATGCCTGTATGTATGCTTGCATGCGTGTAGGTAGATAGCCTACACACCGTTCACTAGAGATTTGACTACTACAGTATGACATTTAGTCAAAAACGTCAGCCGAAGAAAAGCTCCGGTTACAAATGCTGGATTATTGTTCTTCACCTGGAGCGCACTTGGAACCGGGAGGACAGTTCTCTGGAAAGATTTCAAGTCCTACAATTCTGCAGTCATAACCACTGAGAATTTATGAATGAACTCATCGGTTCCATACAATTGTATTGTGTTTGGTCAAACAAAGGATGAAAGTGCCGATGGGCGCTAATGTTTGATAAACGGAAATACTAAATACTAAAATactaaacaaataaacaaaaataatGGAACTACGTTGCATGTTGAAATAAAATATACAGAGTGAGCTAGCGCGCAATCAAAGGATGGAGTAAACTGCGCGAATCAAAACATGTGAACGTATTAAAATGACAAAGTGTCATAGTGAATAAAACCCAAATCACTGCTATGGCAGAAAATAAAGATAAAGTAAAGTAGGTCAGCTCTATACGTAGAGGAAAACTTGGATGGTGCACTCGCAAAATCAACTAAATCAAAGCTTTGCTTGAGGACAGAAATGTTGAAATTGTGAATGAAGCTGATCCTCACAGAATTTAAGGTGCGGTGTGAAAGGAAACCGAGACAATTGATTGGAAAGATGGAAAGTTTGAAAAATTTCTGAACGAGGTGGAAACAATGGAAAAATGCTCAACAGGACCCACAAACAATGGTTGCACCAGATGACTATATTTAATGTGCCATCACAGAGGCCTTCAAAGACTGGATCAAGAGGTTCAAGTTATATTAAAGGGAAAGCATGCACTGGAATTGGAGAAGGATCGACTGCAGTCAGCCAATGGAACTGAAAGCAAAAGTAGCAGCATCAGATGCTAAATTAAAGGTCCTGGAGAGCATTCAAACAGATTCACAAGTCACTGAAGGGGCCAACCGAGATGGAATGAATGCTTACCTGAAAAAATCCCAGTGCATTTATGGATTTCATAAAGTTAGGTGCTGTTCCAAAAACTTACCGTCCGACTTTTTCttctgtaaagcagagggtcatgtcgtgcaggtgatgggggacttaattttgcaaagaacacaatGACgtctccatgctgtgcccttttagccctgaggcacatccatgcctgcagaaatcaatttgggcagatgaacaccacttgtggcaggagcagaaggAACAGAGATAGAGGGGCCAGAATGTGGTGCAGTGGTGCTGTAGCCAGCTAGCTCCTCgatgagcagctctctgaaggctagctgtgagatggcgggctttccacagctcttagccatttccttGTGTAGGATGAATGCATTCAACATAGCAATGTCGATGAAATGATAgaacaatgtccatttcatcgtCTTGTGGAGAACATTATAATAGCCTATCAGCGCATCTGAAaggtccacacctcccatgctcttgttgtagtccttcaCAGCAGCTGGAATGGGGAAATTTTTTGTGGTCCATGCCCCATTAGCGTTCTTCACAAGCCTGACAACGTGATCGCCACTGATGGATTTCTGGATTGTTGTGCACATCACCACCTCTCTGGGATCCATCCACTTCACAAAGAGCAGGCCATCTTCACTGATCCATCGCATGGTACCCCGATCAGCCCGCTTAGGCATGTCGTTCACCTTTGTCTTTGGAAAGCCCCTCCTGTTGGTAcgaatggtgccacaagcccACACATCCAGCTTCCTAAGGTCTGCAAACAGGGTAGGGCTTGTGTAGAAGTTATCCACAAACAGTTTGTAGCCCTTCCACCGgcagttgaaaatccaataactcCATTACAGAGTCATAGCTAAGTCTCTTACCGGTAGCAAAACTGTTCTTCCCCTCAGACAAAGAAATTGCAAGTGTAGGCACACAcagaatcagccaaaacaaacagCTTGTAACCCCACTTAGTTGGTTTGTTTCTCATGTATTGTTTGAGGCCAATTCTGGCCTTTGAGGCTACCACCCTCTCATCTATGGACAGGTTCTGGGCTGGCTGAAAATAGGTCTTGCAGGCCTCAACAATGTTGGGGTAGAGAGGTTTGATTTtgcagagtctatcaaacattgCTGTGCCTCTCTTCTTGTCATTGTCCTCATCAACTTCTGGGTCACTGATATGAAGCACCTGTGAGAGAACCAGAAACCTTTTGCATGACATGACAGTGAGGGAGAAAGGCAGTTGGTAGAGAGATTACTTTTTTCAGCAGTCCCTCAGGGTTTTCAGCTTCACCAGCCCCATGTAGATGACCAGTGAAAGGTAGCAGAAAAGGTCTGACATGGAAATGGGCTTCCATGCTACTTTTTTGTCTGCTTGCTTCTTCGCCCCATACTTATTTGTGTTAGACACGAGCGAATCAACAACTGATGGGGTGAAAAACAGTTGAAAAAGCTGAAGGGGGCTGTACGTTGCAGTCATGTTCAGCTGAGGTCCTGGCTTCCTTTTCGGCCTAAATGTTGGTTGAGGTGGCTCCACATCATCTTCTAGGACAGTGTGCCAATGCCCGTCTGTCTCTTTGTTTGTAGGTTGCacacttcccctcctccccttctttgTCAGTCCCTTGACACCTCTAGATGGCCCGGGAGGtatggagccagagacagcaggggtctggctggatgaaccagcttcagtggggggtGGGCTCCCATTCGAAGTTAGTGGCACTGTGAAAGAAAAAAGTTCAGTTCGAATTGTTTCacgtatgagccctgtatcaacaggtataataaacagatatgtagagtacagggaacataaatCACCAGGTTGAAGTGCTGTTCCATTTCACtctggccattgttgtgggcccacccctcaacagcctcaaataggttatttcatgtgggggtggggtggcgCGGCAGACACGCATGCTCCTTCTAATACAGGAGGAAGCATGGTCGCTGTGTTGAGATGTGTGGGTTTGCTGTTACATTctactccatatactgtatatagacacacaGAAACATAGGCTATGgttcatacacatacatacaaacatacccccacccacaatgtatagccaatgtgtactttacacatttcattactGATTATATTTATATACGTATATTgcaaataaaattttaaaaatcacaaataatatttgatattGTTAAtatcaaacaacggcattagcaagAGAAGGTCccaaacgatgtcctctccgtaCAAAAAATAATCTTCCATCTGGGAGTCATAGCTATGCTCACAAACTGAATCTTCGTCCAGGAGCAACTCTGTTTCACTTTCCCTATCAAttttgtgtacatctgtatatctagacttggATTttgctttccctgacttagtcgccataataTAAAAAtagctgaagatgcgctttaccgAAATACTGCTGTGCGTAACAGCACGTGTGGCTCCTTCCAGTATGaatcttcaatggcgaatgaccctctttacgcccgagtttactacatgggctagtcttccaacacataaacattacatattgccgtttacctcagctcattggctatctaccaagctagatttcaagacgatcagtagTCATtaggttaaaatacagtcaatcaacgaaacagtggtCATATAATTGGTGCAAAATAAGGTTATTATCGGTTTCTTTCGGTCAATAAGTCCCGTGAAAAGAACCATCATGTTTGGTTTCGTGTTACAcacaaccagttgattgcaatgaaaccaaacaagACTGGATAAACGCAcgtgtagtgtgtgtatttacatcgaatgttTTGTCGAAAgttgaatgagacggaattcacgacacaagctgTACACAAAAtgtttatcaaacaaaagaccactcattgtgtaacaatgtactaggctgtttct
Above is a genomic segment from Oncorhynchus kisutch isolate 150728-3 linkage group LG19, Okis_V2, whole genome shotgun sequence containing:
- the LOC109864665 gene encoding galactose-specific lectin nattectin-like; protein product: MTMLTIFLLLSAAFTLGDARDLNDTENQIIENLIRNLPIESEEMGAKEKGGLQTRSSSCPPGWHRYETHCYHYVPIMAKWPEAEHYCLLLGGNLASVHSLSQYNFLLSVIRSSANRAQRTWIGANDAIKEGLWLWSDGSRFSYQNWGQRQPDNYIHGAGNDNTNGREHCMEMNYGGDFGQNDAPCWTKLPFMCSRKL